Part of the Deltaproteobacteria bacterium genome, CCAGCCACGGACTACCCCTCGTCCGCTTGGGACAGCGAAGGGGAAGGTCAAAGTACCACCAGAGTTTTTTGAGCCGTTGCCTGAAGAAATTCTCCAAGCTTTTGAAGGACAGGGGTCGTGAAGCTGCTTATCGATACCTGTACATTCCTGTGGATGGCTGACGATGCTCCCGAGCTATCCACACAAGCTCGTACCGTTGTTACGCA contains:
- a CDS encoding type II toxin-antitoxin system VapC family toxin, with the protein product MKLLIDTCTFLWMADDAPELSTQARTVVTHPDNEVYLSAASVWETALKHALGKLLSTLR